The Triticum dicoccoides isolate Atlit2015 ecotype Zavitan chromosome 6A, WEW_v2.0, whole genome shotgun sequence genome has a window encoding:
- the LOC119317260 gene encoding remorin-like yields MAGEEAKKAVPAAAAPEAAAEKDVPVVIPPPPGAKPPAVADDSKALVVVDSKAAEKPRPEKNIHRGSHERDVALAKVETEKMSSLIKAWVENEKAKAENKAAKKLSSILSWENTKKATIDAQLKRKEEELEKKKAEYAEKMKNRKAIAHREAEEKRAMVVARRGEEVLKAEEMAAKYRATGLAPKKLLGCFGA; encoded by the exons ATGGCCGGGGAGGAAGCCAAGAAGGCGGTGCCGGCTGCTGCGGCGCCGGAGGCGGCCGCAGAGAAGGACGTGCCGGTGGTCATCCCGCCTCCCCCGGGGGCCAAGCCACCGGCCGTGGCCGATGACTCCAAGGCCCTCGTCGTCGTCGACAGCA AAGCTGCCGAAAAACCTCGCCCTGAGAAGAACATCCACAGGGGCTCACATGAAAGAG ACGTCGCTCTTGCAAAGGTGGAGACGGAGAAGATGAGCTCTTTGATCAAAGCATGGGTGGAGAACGAGAAGGCCAAGGCTGAGAACAA GGCTGCTAAGAAGCTATCGTCCATTCTTTCATGGGAGAACACAAAGAAGGCAACCATAGATGCTCAACTCAAAAGGAAGGAA GAAGAGTTGGAAAAGAAGAAGGCCGAATACGCTGAGAAGATGAAGAACAGAAAGGCAATCGCCCACAGGGAAGCTGAAGAGAAGAGAGCAATGGTAGTGGCCCGGCGTGGTGAAGAAGTTCTCAAGGCCGAGGAGATGGCAGCAAAGTACCGTGCAACCGGGCTGGCTCCCAAGAAACTTCTCGGATGTTTCGGGGCATAA